A single genomic interval of Neisseria leonii harbors:
- a CDS encoding cell division protein ZapA — protein sequence MTTEHVPVRLLGRSFTIGAPQSETARLADAVARLNEKAAAVRASGRVLDNEQIIVMAALNVVHDLLRDLHAADLANAKTARKIAQLAKLCDKTLSQP from the coding sequence ATGACGACAGAACATGTGCCGGTCCGACTGCTCGGCCGCAGCTTTACCATCGGTGCGCCGCAGAGCGAGACCGCGCGGCTGGCCGATGCGGTAGCGCGTTTGAATGAAAAAGCCGCCGCCGTGCGTGCCAGCGGCCGTGTGTTGGACAACGAACAGATCATTGTGATGGCGGCACTCAATGTGGTGCACGACCTGTTGCGCGATTTGCATGCAGCGGATTTGGCAAACGCCAAAACAGCGCGTAAAATAGCGCAATTGGCAAAACTGTGCGACAAAACCTTGTCGCAGCCGTAA
- the rplM gene encoding 50S ribosomal protein L13, which translates to MKTFSAKPHEVKREWFVIDAEDKVLGRVAAEVASRLRGKHKPEYTPHVDTGDYIIVVNADKLRVTGAKLEDKKYYRHSGFPGGIYERTFREMQEKFPGRALEKAVKGMLPKGPLGYAMIKKLKVYAGAEHQHAAQQPKVLELK; encoded by the coding sequence ATGAAAACCTTTTCAGCCAAGCCGCACGAGGTTAAGCGCGAATGGTTTGTAATCGATGCGGAAGACAAAGTTCTGGGTCGCGTTGCAGCCGAAGTTGCCAGCCGCCTGCGCGGCAAACACAAGCCCGAATACACTCCCCACGTTGATACCGGCGACTACATCATTGTCGTCAATGCCGACAAGCTGCGTGTAACCGGTGCCAAACTTGAAGACAAAAAATACTACCGCCACTCGGGCTTTCCGGGCGGTATTTACGAGCGTACATTCCGCGAAATGCAGGAGAAATTTCCCGGCCGCGCGCTGGAAAAAGCCGTAAAAGGTATGCTGCCGAAAGGTCCTTTGGGCTACGCCATGATCAAAAAACTGAAAGTGTATGCCGGTGCGGAACACCAACACGCCGCCCAGCAGCCCAAAGTTTTGGAATTGAAATAA
- the amgK gene encoding N-acetylmuramate/N-acetylglucosamine kinase AmgK, whose translation MQRQTELKNWLAAHYPERSFELSFAAADADFRRYFRARFADGESLICMDAPPDKMSIAPYIRVQKLFDAVNVPQILLADEARGFMLLNDLGSTTFLAAMQHDTREAVHKVLLLEAVDELVALQKSSRENVLPDYDRDTMLREINLFPEWFAAKELGKPFSFKQKQLWQQTVDVLLPPLLAQPKVYVHRDFIVRNLMLQNGRPGVLDFQDALYGPVSYDLVSLLRDAFIEWEEEFVLDLVIRYWEKARAAGLPVPAQFDEFYRWFEWMGVQRHLKVAGIFARLYYRDGKDKYRPEIPRFLNYLRRTSRRYTDLAPLYALLVDLVGDDELKTGYTF comes from the coding sequence ATGCAACGACAAACCGAACTAAAAAATTGGCTCGCCGCACACTACCCCGAACGCAGTTTCGAATTAAGTTTTGCCGCCGCCGATGCCGACTTCCGCCGCTATTTCCGCGCCCGCTTCGCCGACGGCGAAAGCCTGATCTGTATGGACGCGCCGCCGGACAAAATGAGCATTGCGCCGTATATCAGAGTGCAGAAACTGTTTGATGCGGTCAATGTGCCGCAAATCCTGCTGGCCGATGAAGCGCGCGGCTTTATGCTGCTCAACGATTTGGGCAGCACCACGTTTCTGGCGGCCATGCAGCACGATACGCGCGAAGCCGTCCACAAAGTGCTGCTGCTCGAAGCCGTTGACGAATTGGTGGCGTTGCAGAAAAGCAGCCGCGAAAACGTGCTGCCCGATTATGACCGCGACACCATGCTGCGCGAAATCAATCTGTTTCCCGAATGGTTTGCCGCCAAAGAATTGGGCAAACCATTTTCATTCAAACAAAAACAGCTCTGGCAGCAAACAGTCGATGTCCTGCTGCCGCCGCTTCTGGCACAGCCCAAAGTCTATGTGCACCGCGATTTTATCGTGCGCAATCTGATGCTGCAAAACGGCCGCCCGGGCGTGCTGGACTTTCAGGACGCGCTCTACGGCCCGGTCAGCTACGATTTGGTTTCCCTGCTGCGCGATGCGTTTATCGAGTGGGAAGAAGAATTTGTACTGGACTTGGTTATCCGTTACTGGGAAAAAGCACGCGCCGCCGGCCTGCCCGTTCCGGCTCAATTCGATGAATTTTACCGCTGGTTTGAATGGATGGGCGTACAGCGTCATCTGAAAGTGGCCGGTATTTTCGCCCGTCTGTATTACCGCGACGGCAAAGACAAATACCGCCCCGAAATCCCGCGTTTCCTCAATTATCTGCGCCGCACCTCGCGCCGCTATACCGATCTGGCGCCGCTCTATGCCCTACTGGTAGATTTGGTGGGCGACGACGAACTGAAAACGGGTTACACATTCTGA
- the rpsI gene encoding 30S ribosomal protein S9 has translation MNGKYYYGTGRRKSSVARVFLQKGTGQIIVNGRPVDEFFARETSRMVVRQPLVLTENAEAFDIKVNVTGGGETGQSGAIRHGITRALIDYDAALKSALSQAGFVTRDAREVERKKPGLRKARRAKQFSKR, from the coding sequence ATGAACGGTAAATACTACTACGGCACAGGCCGCCGCAAAAGTTCAGTTGCCCGCGTGTTCCTGCAAAAAGGCACCGGTCAAATCATTGTCAACGGCCGTCCCGTTGATGAGTTCTTCGCACGCGAAACCAGCCGAATGGTGGTTCGTCAACCTTTGGTTCTGACTGAAAATGCCGAGGCTTTCGATATTAAAGTCAACGTAACCGGCGGTGGCGAAACCGGCCAATCGGGCGCTATCCGCCACGGTATTACCCGTGCGCTGATTGATTATGATGCAGCCTTGAAATCCGCACTGTCGCAAGCCGGCTTTGTTACCCGCGATGCCCGTGAAGTTGAGCGTAAAAAACCGGGTCTGCGCAAAGCACGCCGCGCCAAACAGTTCTCGAAACGTTAA
- the murJ gene encoding murein biosynthesis integral membrane protein MurJ codes for MNLLGALARVGSLTMVSRILGFIRDSIIARTFGAGAATDAFFVAFKLPNLLRRIFAEGAFAQAFVPILAEYRQTRSEAATREFIRHVAGMLTFALTVVTAAGILAAPWIIYLTAPGFAAKPDKFALSVELLRITFPYILLISLSSFVGSILNTFHRFSIPAFTPTFLNIAFIVFALFLAPYFDPPVLALAWAVFVGGLLQLAFQLPWLFRLGFLHLPKLNFKDAAVNRVLKQMAPAVLGVSIAQISLVINTIFASFLQSGSVSWMYYADRLMELPTGVLGVALGTILLPALSKHSATGDKQEFSALLDWGLRLCMLLAMPAAVGLAVLAFPLVATLFMYNNFGLHDALMTKNALIAYSFGLIGLIMIKVLAPAFYARQNIKTPVKVGIFTLAVTQLMNLAFIGPLQHVGLSLAIGLGACLNAVLLYTLLRINGFYRPGPGWTAFLVKLAAALLVMGGGLWLVQTYLPLDWTQARGWQKALQLGGLIGTGAALYFAALFALGFRARHFKRSEN; via the coding sequence ATGAATTTACTCGGCGCGCTGGCAAGAGTCGGCAGTTTGACTATGGTATCGCGGATTCTGGGCTTTATCCGCGACTCGATTATCGCCCGCACCTTCGGCGCGGGAGCGGCCACCGATGCCTTTTTTGTGGCCTTCAAACTGCCCAATCTGCTGCGGCGGATTTTTGCCGAGGGCGCGTTTGCCCAAGCTTTTGTGCCGATTTTGGCCGAATACCGCCAAACCCGTTCCGAAGCCGCTACCCGCGAATTTATCCGCCATGTGGCCGGTATGCTGACGTTCGCGCTGACCGTTGTGACCGCCGCCGGCATTCTGGCCGCACCGTGGATTATCTATCTGACCGCGCCGGGCTTTGCCGCCAAACCCGACAAATTCGCCCTGTCGGTCGAACTTCTGCGCATCACGTTTCCCTATATCCTGCTGATTTCGCTATCGTCTTTCGTCGGCTCGATTCTCAACACTTTCCACCGGTTCAGCATTCCCGCTTTCACGCCGACATTCCTCAATATCGCGTTTATCGTGTTCGCCCTGTTTCTGGCACCTTATTTCGACCCGCCTGTTTTGGCACTGGCATGGGCGGTCTTCGTCGGCGGCCTGCTGCAACTGGCCTTCCAGCTGCCGTGGCTGTTCAGACTCGGCTTTCTCCACCTGCCCAAACTCAATTTCAAAGATGCGGCGGTGAACCGCGTACTCAAACAGATGGCACCGGCGGTTTTGGGCGTGAGCATCGCGCAGATTTCGCTGGTCATCAACACCATTTTCGCCTCGTTTCTGCAATCGGGCAGCGTTTCATGGATGTATTACGCCGACCGGCTGATGGAACTGCCCACCGGCGTTCTGGGGGTGGCACTGGGTACCATTCTGCTGCCAGCCCTGTCGAAACACTCTGCCACCGGCGACAAACAGGAATTTTCTGCCCTGCTCGACTGGGGGTTGCGCCTGTGTATGCTGCTGGCCATGCCCGCCGCCGTCGGATTGGCCGTGCTGGCCTTTCCGCTGGTGGCCACGCTCTTTATGTACAACAATTTCGGCCTGCACGATGCGCTGATGACGAAAAACGCGCTGATTGCCTATTCGTTCGGCCTCATCGGCCTGATTATGATTAAAGTACTGGCACCGGCTTTTTATGCCCGCCAAAACATCAAAACACCGGTCAAAGTCGGCATCTTTACCTTGGCCGTTACCCAACTGATGAATCTGGCCTTTATCGGTCCGCTGCAACACGTCGGCCTGTCGCTGGCCATCGGGCTGGGTGCCTGCCTGAATGCCGTGCTGCTGTATACTTTATTGCGCATCAACGGTTTTTACCGCCCCGGTCCCGGCTGGACGGCATTCTTAGTCAAACTCGCCGCAGCCCTGCTGGTCATGGGCGGAGGACTGTGGCTGGTGCAAACCTACCTGCCGCTGGACTGGACGCAGGCACGCGGCTGGCAGAAAGCCTTACAGCTGGGCGGCCTGATCGGCACCGGTGCCGCCCTGTACTTTGCTGCCCTGTTTGCCTTGGGCTTTCGCGCCCGACATTTCAAACGCTCCGAAAACTGA
- a CDS encoding NAD(P)H-dependent glycerol-3-phosphate dehydrogenase, which produces MKISVIGAGAWGTALAIHFALHGHQVAMWARNREQLAAMQAERENKRYFPGFALPDNLTAHTELADALDGSGLVLVVTSVAGLRDSVEQIKSAGFGHLPVLTACKGFELDTGLLTFQVVQEVLPDNDKIGVLSGPSFAQELAKQLPCAVVLASQNEAWISGLVRQLNTPVMRLYANTDIIGVAVGGAVKNVMAIATGLSDGLEYGLNARAALVTRGLAEITRLAVAMGAQQKTMMGLAGMGDLILTCTGALSRNRKVGLGLASGKPLHQVLTEIGHVAEGVPTIDEVFDAACRYQIDMPITQMLYELVRNELSAKDVVERLMEREAKSE; this is translated from the coding sequence ATGAAGATTAGCGTGATCGGTGCGGGCGCGTGGGGAACCGCGCTGGCGATCCACTTTGCGCTGCACGGCCACCAAGTGGCGATGTGGGCGCGCAACCGCGAACAGTTGGCCGCCATGCAGGCCGAGCGCGAAAACAAGCGTTATTTCCCCGGTTTCGCATTGCCGGACAATCTGACGGCGCATACCGAACTGGCCGATGCCTTGGACGGCAGCGGTTTGGTATTGGTGGTAACGTCGGTGGCCGGTTTGCGCGACAGCGTGGAACAGATAAAATCCGCCGGTTTCGGCCACCTGCCGGTTCTGACCGCCTGCAAAGGCTTTGAGCTGGATACCGGTTTGCTGACGTTTCAGGTGGTGCAGGAAGTCTTGCCCGACAACGACAAAATCGGCGTGCTCTCCGGCCCCAGCTTTGCGCAGGAATTGGCCAAACAGCTGCCGTGTGCGGTGGTACTGGCCTCGCAAAACGAAGCGTGGATCAGCGGCTTGGTGCGCCAGCTGAATACGCCCGTGATGCGCCTGTATGCCAACACAGACATCATCGGCGTGGCCGTCGGCGGCGCGGTGAAAAACGTCATGGCGATTGCCACCGGCCTTTCAGACGGCCTCGAATACGGTCTGAATGCCCGTGCGGCACTGGTAACACGCGGTTTGGCCGAAATTACCCGTCTGGCCGTGGCGATGGGTGCGCAGCAGAAAACCATGATGGGCCTGGCAGGCATGGGCGATTTAATCCTGACCTGTACCGGCGCACTTTCGCGCAACCGCAAAGTCGGATTGGGCCTGGCTTCGGGCAAGCCGCTGCATCAGGTGCTGACCGAAATCGGCCATGTGGCCGAAGGCGTGCCGACCATCGACGAAGTTTTCGACGCGGCCTGCCGTTATCAAATCGATATGCCGATTACCCAGATGCTGTACGAATTGGTACGCAACGAATTGTCGGCCAAAGATGTGGTCGAGCGCCTGATGGAGCGCGAGGCCAAGTCGGAATAA
- a CDS encoding fumarate hydratase, giving the protein MTVIKQEDFIQSIADAFQFISYYHPVDYIQALYKAWQKEENPAAKDAMTQILVNSRMCAEGCRPICQDTGIATVFLKVGMNVRWDAQMSVAEMVNEGVRRAYTHPDNVLRASVLADPAGKRQNTKDNTPAVIHMEIVAGDKIEVTCAAKGGGSENKSKLAMLNPSDSIVDWVLKTIPTMGAGWCPPGILGIGIGGTPEKAALLAKESLMSHVDIHELQEKAASGAELSAVEKLRLELFEKVNALGIGAQGLGGLTTVLDVKILDYPTHAASKPVAMIPNCAATRHVEFELDGSGPVNLVPPSLDDWPDITYNPENGIRVNVDELTKADVAQWKTGDVLLLNGKIYTGRDAAHKRMVDMLDKGETLPVDFRNKIIYYVGPVDPVRDEVVGPAGPTTATRMDKFTRQMLEQTGLLGMIGKSERGAEACRAIADNQAVYLMAVGGSAYLVAKAIKEAKVVAFEDLGMEAIYEFEVKDMPVTVAVDSDGLSVHAVAPKQWQEKIGIIPIDPA; this is encoded by the coding sequence ATGACGGTCATCAAACAGGAAGATTTCATTCAAAGCATTGCCGATGCTTTCCAATTTATCAGTTACTACCACCCGGTCGATTATATTCAGGCACTCTACAAGGCGTGGCAGAAAGAGGAAAACCCCGCCGCCAAAGATGCGATGACGCAGATTCTGGTCAACAGCCGTATGTGCGCCGAAGGCTGCCGCCCGATTTGCCAGGACACGGGCATTGCCACCGTGTTTCTGAAAGTGGGCATGAATGTACGCTGGGACGCGCAGATGAGCGTGGCCGAGATGGTCAATGAGGGCGTGCGCCGCGCCTATACCCACCCCGACAACGTGCTGCGCGCGTCGGTGCTGGCCGACCCGGCGGGTAAGCGGCAAAACACCAAAGACAACACCCCCGCCGTGATTCATATGGAAATCGTGGCGGGCGACAAAATCGAAGTGACCTGCGCGGCCAAAGGCGGCGGTTCGGAAAACAAATCCAAGCTGGCGATGCTCAATCCGTCCGACTCGATTGTCGATTGGGTGTTGAAAACCATTCCCACGATGGGCGCGGGCTGGTGTCCGCCGGGTATTTTGGGCATCGGCATCGGCGGCACGCCCGAAAAGGCCGCTCTGCTGGCCAAAGAAAGCCTGATGAGCCATGTCGATATTCACGAATTGCAGGAAAAAGCCGCGTCGGGTGCAGAATTGTCCGCGGTGGAAAAACTGCGTTTGGAGTTGTTTGAAAAAGTGAACGCGCTGGGTATCGGCGCGCAGGGTTTGGGCGGTTTGACCACCGTTTTGGACGTGAAAATCCTCGATTATCCGACCCACGCCGCGTCCAAGCCGGTTGCCATGATTCCCAACTGCGCGGCCACCCGCCATGTGGAATTTGAATTGGACGGTTCGGGGCCGGTGAATCTCGTGCCGCCGAGCCTCGACGACTGGCCGGACATCACTTACAACCCCGAAAACGGTATCCGCGTGAATGTGGACGAATTGACCAAAGCCGATGTGGCGCAATGGAAAACGGGCGATGTACTGCTGCTGAACGGCAAAATCTACACCGGCCGCGATGCTGCCCACAAACGCATGGTCGATATGCTGGACAAGGGCGAAACACTGCCGGTGGATTTCCGCAATAAAATCATTTATTACGTCGGCCCCGTCGATCCCGTCCGCGACGAAGTGGTGGGTCCTGCCGGACCGACCACTGCCACGCGCATGGACAAATTCACCCGCCAGATGCTGGAACAGACCGGCCTGTTGGGCATGATCGGCAAATCCGAACGCGGCGCGGAAGCCTGCCGTGCGATTGCCGACAATCAGGCGGTTTACCTGATGGCGGTGGGCGGATCGGCCTATCTGGTTGCCAAGGCCATTAAAGAGGCCAAAGTAGTGGCGTTTGAAGACTTGGGCATGGAAGCGATTTACGAATTTGAGGTCAAAGATATGCCGGTTACCGTAGCGGTCGATTCAGACGGCCTTTCCGTACACGCCGTCGCGCCCAAACAATGGCAGGAAAAAATCGGCATCATTCCGATTGACCCCGCCTGA